AAGGACTCTTTTACAAAGaactaaaaaaaggaaaaaaaatgatgaagagCATTTGTTGTGACATTGATGACGATAATGATGTgtcaaagacaaaatttacCATCTGATCAAATATCGCGGTAGGGGATCTTGTTACTCTCtcgtttgaaaattcaaaacaaataaaaaaataaacatcgaAAGAGATTTATTGATTTGTTTTCCAAGAAAGAAAGAGCAGGTTCAAGGTCCAAgaacgaacaaacaaacataaatttcgTTTGCTAGACAATAATTAAGAgatgtcttatttttttccgcattttCCAGCGTAAAAGTAGCCGTCTATTCAATTGGCAATTGAAGAACGAAGAAGAAATTGAAGGAGAAATTGTTGGAAGTTGCGTTAACAATGGAGTTGTTGATTGCTTCTACTGTgcttgaaaaatgtaattaatttgtaGAAATCAAgagaagtaataataataattgaataccCGGAACACGAAGAGAACAAGCGGAAAAAGGGTGGATGAATGCAAAATGGAAAGAAAAAGAAGTTGTAAACTATTCTTCCTCTTGGTTTTTCTGCAGAATTCTGAAACATATTGAAGAATATGCGATAATGCACTGGACTGTCTGTCTGTCAAATAacgaattttgataaaaatgcatGATAGTGACACTtttcccagtgcatattttgagttttctcTCTAAATTACAAtcaaaagtcaatattttttaaattttcgaccaAACGTGTGTCTTAAAGCTTTGTCCCAACTcacattctaaatttttgtcctattttaaaatttaaccccagtgtacattttgaattttttgattgtatTTGTCACTttaggtaaattaaaatttttagacccaATGCATAATTCGTAGTTAgtcatacttttaaaaattaatttattgtaaaatttaaacccactgcacattttgaatactTTCActctaaattattatcaaattttagtttcattctgaattttacatttaaaaatttagccccaatgcataattgatttttcatattcaaatttacatttgatacttttataatatttagcCCAaagtgtattttaaaaattttgtcccaatgcaaattttaaatacatattcgatattttataaaattgacaaattaacAACCCCAGtgcacaattatttttttaattaaaaatttgaaaaaactagAAATACGCTTTGAGAATTTGaatcataaactttttttcttccttttattCTGTCTGGAAGAAGAAAGTATGTATGTATGGGTGCAATattattgcattaaaattcaatttcaaaataaaatttccattttaaataataaatttcgttaTGCTTCAAGTTTCTTTTAATGAGCTCCTCAAGTATTCTCGGACgagaataaaatttccatcttcttcgtcttctcaTTAAATCAACAATTAAGAAGAATGCACgcaatatttatacaaaatttgataagaagaaaacaaacaaaactctCAAACAACACAACGCATCAATTCATGAATCATTACAATCAATTAGTACATTAGTGCCTCCATGCTAATGCAAGGCACGTTATCATTTGTGTTTAGAGAATATAGTTTAATGGAATAAATAGCCagacacaataaaataaataataacacaacAAACAAATTCCGCCGCCTGCCGTAGATGACAAACCTCTGTAGACATATGAATaagtaaaaacaacaaatctaTTAATGTTTCTCCGTAAGACGTGATGTGAGATTCAGTCGTTCTCTGTTCGTCGAAGAGTgagtttgatttttaaataaaaaaaaaatattaaaaattttacggtTAAAAGAGAAAGAGAATGTTATCAAGGTcagttttatttcatttctagtaattttttaatcaaatttgtgTTTATCACTTGCAGTACATTCACCTTCGTGACCTTGAGTGTCGTCACAAGTTGTATTTATGCCGCATCAATCAGTAACAATGACACAATAATCCATTTGGAATGCCGCGATGACGAAGGTGCTCCCGATATGGATTCGAAAACGTgcatttttcacgaaattgtTGCCACGACAAGTGACGCCGTGTTCGACTACATTCCGTCGGAGGATAAAAATTGggtcaaattcaaaaactccATTCTCTATCAAATTCCccctaatttatttaagaattaccTAAATACACAAACACTTGATGTCACCGCATGTCAAATCGAGTATCTCTCAAGTGAGTCATTAGTTGGTGCGGAAAATTTGCTGTATCTGCATATGAAAGGTAATAATTTGACGAAATTGGGGCACGGTTTGTTTGCGAATGCGCCACACTTGGAGGATTTAAAGATGCAATTTAATCACATAAGTGACATCGAGGAACAAGCGTTTAGTGGTTTGGCGCAACTGAGATTCCTGTATTTGGGAAAAAATCAACTGACAACTTTGCATGATGGAACTTTCCGGGAACTTGTGAACTTGGAAACATTGGACTTATCTTACAACTCTTTACTTGAAATCAGCGATGAACTTTTCACCACGAACAAAGTTTTGGATTCTCTCGACTTGAGAGGCAATAAAATCGGCGTCATCAGTCCAAATGCCTTTAAAAATCTCGAACGTCTCTCAAACTTGGatcttgcttcaaataatataaagaaaattccCGCGCAAGCTTTTGACATGCTCGTCAATCTCAGAAGTCTCGTACTTTTTGAGAACAATCTCACAGAACTGGATCTCACGTGGCAAGACAACTCCGGATGCGGTCATCAAACCAACGGATCAAAGATGATTCTACCACGTTTGACCAAAATTTCATTAGCTGAAAACAAATGGAATTGCAGTTACCTTGAAACGTTAATGGAAACTTTGGAAAATTACGATGTGCGACAATTACCATACAAACTGATCCATCCAGAAGATCCCAAAATAAACGTTAAAGGAGTTTCATGTGAAAAAGTCGAAACAGAAGAGGAAGATGAAACATCAACGGATGCCACAACGACAACTAAAACACCGACAATCACAAAAGATGACATCAGCGAGACACGAAGTTGCCTCTTCACAAAGCTAGGATATTAGAAAATGTACACAAAAGACCGCGAAACTAAagaaatcacattttttggcttttctgagACAATGATAGGTTTATGGATTTAtgtttcatagaaaaaaatgatctaTTTGAGACAACAAACAATCCTAGTGAAAAAGTATTCGATCAAAAGTcccaaaatttctcaaaaatcgaagtttgggtgaaaatttcttttttttttcactaagaTTGTTTGTTGTCTAAAATAGATCATTTTTGACTATGAAACATATGCCCGCAAACCTATAATTTcttcagaaaagccaaaaatttgatttctcAATATCGCATCGCgaaacgttaattttttacagtaaAAGAAACgtccaaaaaactttttttttatttcttttcaaatctCATCAAGACAGAAAGTTCTTCTATCAACATGGAATTCTctagaaaaatagaaataagaCGAAGGAAGAAGAAATGTACgacaacaaattaaataatttactctACATTCATGACATAAATCTGCTTTAAACAGTAATAAATGATACAATTATGAGACAGCAACTTACAAGTTTTACTCAGTTAATTGTAGGAAAGAACGAAGTTTTCTGTGCGTCATGAGAAAAGCAGTAAGTAAGACTTTTTGATACTAATCGGTGTGGAATCATAAACgtcttttcaaattaaatgattaattgtTGTCGGATTCTTTCGTGTGATAAGGGAGGAAAGAGTTGTACTCGCATAAGTTGAATAACCGACGAAGGTTGTCTCTCTCACTGTGCGATGCTGCCTgataaaaaacaatgaaaattatcGATCGCACGAAAAATGTCTTGTGTTATGCAATGTTTTCcccttttttgcgttttttgcgACTGGAATACCGGAAGCATGTCCCACTTATCCTCCCGCGCgcttgctgtttttttttcgcagaaacGCAATGAACTGGCACTCAGACAGCACTTGACATCTAAATTGTACTTTCCCtctcaaatgaaaaatttccgcattctccattttattatcacattgtgtgtgtgtgcgtctgggatgattttaaaataacggAGAgacaaaaggaagaaaattgcGATACATCACAACAAAAAGTGCATAATGCACTCCAAACATTTTGACACGTACgcccgccgccgccgccgccgtcgcaaaaaaaaatccacaaagacaacaaaaaaaaacttaaatgatTGTTCGCTGTTGTAAATGAATATTTCATGGCATTGTTCTGCCACTTGTTCCATGTTGTTGATGTTAGATGATAAGTTgccgttgatgatgatgatgtaacGAATGTTTTTCGGGAGAGACACAGTGAATAATTCATCATAACAAGGCAACAACAGAACAGAAACAAGAGCTAATAAtaaacgacattttttttgcgaccAATTCTCGCAGACgaacgaacaaacaaacaaacacctTTTCTCTTATTTCACTTGGcaaataattacattttttatttcgtcctTCACAGAGAGACAGATTATATCTCGGCGCATTTTATTGAGAGGAATGAGAAacttcatcatcattcattcaaacacgacaaaaaaaatttatcacaatttCTGTGATTGTGCCATATTGCTGCAGAGAAAAGTTGCAGAAACTTCAGAATATCAACAATaatcatcatatttttttgtcgagaTGCAAAAAACAATCTGGCTTGCTTTCTGTCTTCTTTGTTTGTTGTAATAtttgtcgtcatcgtcgtcgtcgtcgtaaatGTAAGTACttcacgattttaataaaattgcgaCATTTGATATTAAAGTTTCAGCAATAAATGGtcgtaaatataaaatagagAGAGCGAGCGCGCACAGGTGACTGCAATGAATcgtgtaaatatttgattaaagttCAGTCCTTTTGATTTCTGCGAGATGAAGgcgacttgcaaaaaaaaaagtcattttggaAGGAATTGACGCAGCGACAACAAACAGCCAAAAGGCAGAAAAACGGAAATGTGTGTCattacatttttcatgtttttccatGGGTTGCTGTCCAAGTCCATTTCACTCGATAAAATCGCAGATTggcacaaaacttttttcgttctccatttttttttgtgtgtgtgtttctcAAGTGAAAGACAGACAGGGAGAAAGAAACTGTttgattacaaatttttatagacaATCAGGCATCAGCTTCCTTGTTGTAGTAGGAGTAGGTCGTGCCAATGTCCTATGAACGAAAAAGGGGTGAAATTTACTCCTTGAATGATTAGATTAACTCCATTTGTTTgaaaaggaattaatttaacctcttatggaactaatttaacttttcaagGAGCCAATCTAATCCTTACGATTTCAATGTAACTACTGTTGGACTTGACCATTTACAgcccaaaataaataatgtttttaggaggttaaattaataaatttgaatctcTAAAGAGTTTATTTTATCTGTTTTTCAACTTACAAAAGATgtacaatttttagtttaatctaatttttcaatttttcttgaaaaagagaaatatttttggtctTAAAAGTTCCGTTTTATTGtcttattttaactaaaagagATTTAAAACTAGTCAAAAAACTCTTTGGAACGAATTAAACGGATTAATTTCAGGGCTtacaaaatcattaaaaacaacCCAAAGATGGTTAACGAGTTCTAATCTCAATGATTTGAAAGAAGAATAAGGAAAGAGAAAAATGCGAGCAGATTTTGTCGAAATCGAAGAGccatttttaaaagaagaaaaacacaaaaatcacattagcaggagaaatttaaaaagttctccaaatcgttttttgttcatgtttttgGAATCCTCAAAGTTCAAGGCTTCAAGGCTGAAATGAAAATCGAACAATTAACCAATCTCATTTTTATAGTGATGGCAAAATCTCACCATGCCATCGCAATGTTGGCAAAAAGGTTTTTAGTGGCCAATTACGTTGTTCACCGCGACcatatgattaaaataaatggggCTATTTGAAAACAATGTAAGTGGAGTCAACctaatgtaataaataatctctttaggaagaaaaataatggaattgCCTTAAGGTCTCGTTACTTGTTACCCATGTTATACCAGAAAACAATCCTTGCAGGAtgatattagatttttttcactcgCGACTTTATCTTAGCGAATACTGGCATTTGACGTACTCCTTGATTTGGTCTTTGGCGATGCGCAAGTCACTTGACAACTCAATCGCAGCACTCATCTTGTTGAACTTACTTGctcccttttaaaaaaaaaatgagttctgGCTATTTGCAGTTCGATATTGTTAGGAGCACAAAAGATTCATTTGGCGTCGAAGTACATGATACCTTAAGAGGTCATCTTTACACCTTTTTAGTCCGTAGTGATATATGCGAAAACTAGAAACAAGTACCAAAGAATCCTATAGGTGAAAATAATCAACTTTTCCTTAGTAgacttcaactttttttttgttgttgttcttatTTGAAGAATatgaaatggaaaaagtttttccgttTCGACTCTCTTAGAACGGCAGCAACGTCAAGCAGCGAGGAGCATCAGATAACAAAATGTTGTCTATTGTTTCTTTTCTCGTGTGTCGTAGTCCTGCTTAGagacacaaataaaattttgtgcagAAAAGAAACTTGGCTACGAATCCATGAAATGAATTGAATTCCATGTGATGTACAATTATTCCACTTtttatttatcctttttttcctACTTGGTCCTTTGCTTGTAGTGTAGATGATGATGTTTCAATGTAACAACTTATTGTAAGTTAACACACAGAAACACGACTCACAACTCAAAATCACACACAACAACATGCAACTTATCAGatggttgtaaaaaaaattctttgttttCTGATGAACTTTTTCCGCCTCTCTTTTCTCTTTGTCTCACACTCGAATTTTCTGGACGTCCTTGTTTCtgccttttttttctgttgatgCTTTTTCAAACCAAAGTCATGTCTATCAATatccgtaaaataaaaatcgagaaaaaaagttacaatgaTGTGCATTATTGTTGCTACATGATGACATTGTTTCGTGCGCAAAACTTTTATctgcactttttttgttttaggaaACTTTCTTTATCTCCAGAACcagaaaaaagacgaaaaatccGTTTCCTATTTACTTGTACACCGTTGTCTTgtcgatatttatttaaaacgtaTTTAAaaggtaacttttttttgtgtgtgagtcGGAAATCGACTACAGAACGTTACTTAAGAAAGACTTTAAGGAAGATGTACTTCtttggcaaataaaaaaaaagtcaaggaAAAGACTGCTTAAGGCACGTTTTATGcgattttaagattaaaaagtttttctgtaTGCGATGATTGTTTGCATGATTGCACGTTTCTGTTGTtcgccgtttttttttctcaattttggcAATGCATCATTTTTGACTGCAGAACAtcgatttcttcttttttttcaattcaaaaagatTTTCAGCTTTATTTCGGATCAAAAGAATTGATAACATCtgaattgcataaaatttaaaataaaaaaattgaaaaaaaaaattctttaaattttgtaggCATCAAAATTCAAGCGACATGAATCACAATTAAATCAAACAAGacggataaaaataaaaaggtaaaCTTTTCGTCAACACTCGACGTCGTCGTGCAAGtccataaaaaatgaaaataataaaaaaaaaacccaagacaaatgaaaaaaattaagaaaactttttccatttcaatAGACGTTCtgctacaaataaataaaatatatgaaaaaaaacaagggaaaaatgagagaagcaaaaaaaaatcgtgcatgagaaataaaactttttcaatgtaaataaaagttatggaTATTGGTGTAATTAGACTAGATTGGCAGTTGAAATGAGCTCcgtttcacattttattttttcttttttttctctttctcacTTTTGGGtccatttcttttgttttattttaatttttctctccctacttgttaaaaagttgttcCTCGTCTCCTTTCCTTTcggcttttattattatttatgtgttGTGCAGCAAGCGACGAGCGAGGAAACAATCTACCTTCTGCTTTTTCTGTCTTCACGTCTCTTTAATTGATGTGATGCGATGTGGCTTCACTCACTCTTGTCTTCTTCTACGTTTGATATTTGTGCCGAGACACGCAAACATCCCGAGCtggacaaactttttttatttcattttatattttatttaaaaaaataaaaataattttttcttcttcattagtattataataaaatttgaattatgtGACTTGTGCTATGATgagtttttttcccttttcatcaaaaaaaaaaaaaaaaaaaaacagaaaaatgcaCCTTTAAAGTAGCTTTTCTTGGGGgaaaaagacttttttatGACGAATCTTCATTACgctaataatgaaaatgaataaaacgagaacaaaaaattaaatagtgcTGTGCTTATATCCAATGTCATTGTTCTCAGTCGAATGAAAGTGAATTCACTCGCATCTCATCTCatgtaaaaatagtttttaattactaAAATGAGAGAAATGTCTCGTCGCATTGTTTTAAggataacaacaaaaaaataggttgcaagtttttctttttgttaaaacaaaGACAAGGATGTATGTTTTTTATGTCGAGTTTTTAAACAACAGACAAATATGTATGttaccacgtggtttatttagtCACGtcacttttagaaaaaataatttaataataaaaaattgataaa
The sequence above is drawn from the Culicoides brevitarsis isolate CSIRO-B50_1 chromosome 1, AGI_CSIRO_Cbre_v1, whole genome shotgun sequence genome and encodes:
- the LOC134837991 gene encoding leucine-rich repeat transmembrane neuronal protein 4-like, yielding MLSSTFTFVTLSVVTSCIYAASISNNDTIIHLECRDDEGAPDMDSKTCIFHEIVATTSDAVFDYIPSEDKNWVKFKNSILYQIPPNLFKNYLNTQTLDVTACQIEYLSSESLVGAENLLYLHMKGNNLTKLGHGLFANAPHLEDLKMQFNHISDIEEQAFSGLAQLRFLYLGKNQLTTLHDGTFRELVNLETLDLSYNSLLEISDELFTTNKVLDSLDLRGNKIGVISPNAFKNLERLSNLDLASNNIKKIPAQAFDMLVNLRSLVLFENNLTELDLTWQDNSGCGHQTNGSKMILPRLTKISLAENKWNCSYLETLMETLENYDVRQLPYKLIHPEDPKINVKGVSCEKVETEEEDETSTDATTTTKTPTITKDDISETRSCLFTKLGY